From the Bubalus kerabau isolate K-KA32 ecotype Philippines breed swamp buffalo chromosome 2, PCC_UOA_SB_1v2, whole genome shotgun sequence genome, one window contains:
- the OLIG1 gene encoding oligodendrocyte transcription factor 1, which yields MYYAVSQARVNAAPASMLRPPRPGDVPVGASLYELVGYRQPPSSSSSSSPTGAALLPKAAREKPEAPADTPGTGPGTGAHAGGGPRADAKEEQQQQLRRKINSRERKRMHDLNLAMDALREVILPYSAAHCQGAPGRKLSKIATLLLARNYILLLGSSLQELRRALGEGAGPAAPRLLLAGLPLLAAAPGSVLLAPGAVGPPDALRPAKYLSLALEEPPCGQFALPGGGPGGGAGGPGLCTCAVCKFPHLVPAGLGLAAVPAQFSK from the coding sequence ATGTATTATGCGGTTTCCCAGGCGCGCGTGAACGCGGCCCCCGCGAGCATGCTGCGGCCGCCGAGGCCGGGAGACGTGCCGGTCGGGGCCTCCCTGTACGAGCTGGTGGGCTACCGGCAGCCGCCCTCCTcgtcctcttcttcctccccgaCGGGGGCCGCGCTCCTCCCCAAGGCTGCGCGCGAGAAGCCGGAGGCGCCCGCCGACACGCCGGGCACGGGACCCGGGACTGGGGCGCACGCGGGCGGCGGGCCCCGGGCCGATGCCAAAGaggagcagcaacagcagctgcgGCGCAAGATCAACAGCAGAGAGAGGAAGCGGATGCACGACCTGAACCTGGCCATGGACGCGCTGCGCGAGGTCATCCTGCCCTACTCGGCGGCGCACTGCCAGGGCGCTCCAGGCCGCAAGCTCTCCAAGATCGCCACGCTGCTGCTAGCCCGCAACTACATCCTGCTGCTGGGCAGCTCGCTGCAGGAGCTGCGCCGCGCGCTCGGCGAGGGCGCGGGGCCCGCCGCGCCGCGCCTGCTGCTGGCCGGCCTGCCGCTGCTCGCCGCCGCGCCCGGCTCGGTGCTGCTGGCTCCCGGCGCCGTGGGGCCGCCGGATGCGCTGCGCCCGGCCAAGTACCTGTCTCTGGCGCTCGAGGAGCCGCCGTGCGGCCAGTTCGCGCTCCCCGGCGGCGGTCccggcggcggcgcgggcggcCCTGGCCTCTGCACCTGCGCCGTCTGCAAGTTCCCGCACCTGGTCCCGGCCGGCCTGGGCCTGGCCGCTGTGCCGGCGCAGTTCTCCAAGTGA